A part of Labrys wisconsinensis genomic DNA contains:
- a CDS encoding Zn-dependent oxidoreductase produces MTAGDFAMIAVAVEEPHRLVVRADAAAPPGPGEVAIRIARAGICGSDMHILHGTNPFAVYPRIIGHEFAGVVEAVGEGVAGPAPGDHVVGDPVIACGHCYPCRVGRPNVCARLEVLGVHRDGGFRSRVVIPAANAVKVPPALPLAIAALAEPFSVAANVLGRTGCGPQDTVLVYGAGTVGLTVLQVARLHGARVIVADIDAARLELAQALGADRVVHSRREPVPAAVAAENEGLGPSLVIDGAGIPSLLAEAVAVASPAGRIGLLGFAAEPSALVQQEVVRKELSIFGSRLNRRLIPEVVGWLASGRLDPGAMITRTFAAAEARAAFDLLETDPGRAVKVQLAFDA; encoded by the coding sequence ATGACCGCAGGGGATTTCGCCATGATCGCCGTTGCCGTCGAAGAGCCGCACCGTCTCGTCGTTCGCGCCGATGCAGCCGCGCCGCCCGGGCCGGGCGAGGTGGCCATCCGCATCGCCCGCGCCGGCATCTGCGGCTCGGACATGCACATCCTGCACGGCACCAATCCCTTCGCCGTCTATCCCCGCATCATCGGCCACGAATTCGCCGGGGTGGTCGAGGCGGTGGGGGAGGGCGTCGCGGGCCCGGCGCCGGGCGACCACGTCGTCGGCGATCCCGTCATCGCCTGCGGCCATTGCTATCCCTGCCGTGTCGGCCGCCCCAATGTCTGCGCCCGCCTGGAAGTGCTCGGCGTGCATCGCGACGGCGGCTTCCGCAGCCGTGTCGTCATCCCCGCCGCCAATGCGGTGAAGGTCCCGCCGGCGCTGCCGCTGGCGATCGCCGCCCTGGCCGAGCCCTTCTCCGTCGCCGCCAACGTGCTGGGCCGCACCGGCTGCGGCCCGCAGGACACCGTTCTGGTCTACGGCGCCGGGACGGTCGGCCTCACCGTGCTGCAGGTCGCCCGGCTGCACGGCGCCCGCGTCATCGTCGCCGATATCGACGCTGCCCGGCTGGAGCTGGCGCAGGCCCTCGGCGCCGACCGCGTCGTCCATTCCCGGCGCGAGCCGGTTCCGGCGGCCGTCGCGGCGGAGAACGAGGGCCTCGGCCCGAGCCTCGTCATCGACGGCGCCGGCATTCCCAGCCTGCTGGCCGAGGCGGTGGCGGTGGCGAGCCCCGCCGGGCGGATCGGGCTGCTCGGCTTTGCGGCGGAGCCCTCGGCGCTGGTGCAGCAGGAGGTGGTGCGCAAGGAGCTCTCGATCTTCGGCTCGCGCCTCAACCGCCGCCTCATCCCCGAGGTGGTCGGCTGGCTGGCGAGCGGCCGGCTCGACCCCGGCGCCATGATCACCCGCACCTTCGCCGCCGCCGAGGCGCGGGCGGCCTTCGACCTCCTGGAGACCGATCCGGGCCGGGCCGTGAAGGTGCAGCTCGCCTTCGACGCCTGA
- the uxuA gene encoding mannonate dehydratase, with product MEQTWRWWGPADPITLAHVRQTGATGIVTALHDIPAGEVWPLEAVAERKRFIEADAALGLRWSVVESLPVAEAIKLGRGDLEPLFENYRRSIRNLAACGVGTICYNFMPVLDWCRTELRAPQPGGGTALRFNAHQFAAFDCLMLQRPGAEADHAPEVLARGRAWFAAASEDDRRTLLATIMAGLPGAFDRYDIPQLRTMLQRFDGIGRAGLLANLVRFLEAVVPTAEAVGVRLAIHPDDPPRPLLGLPRIVGTEADISALLAAVDSPASGLTLCSGSLGAGAGNDVPAIARRFAGRIHFAHLRNVAKEPDGSFMEAEHLGGDTDMVAVVTTLLEEQDRRRRAGAARWRIPFRPDHGHELIYDHGRPTHPGYPVIGRLKGLAEIRGVMTAVAALRHLPT from the coding sequence ATGGAACAGACCTGGCGCTGGTGGGGCCCCGCCGATCCGATCACGCTGGCGCATGTCCGGCAGACGGGCGCGACCGGCATCGTCACCGCCCTGCACGACATCCCGGCCGGCGAGGTCTGGCCGCTGGAGGCCGTCGCCGAGCGCAAGCGCTTCATCGAGGCCGATGCCGCGCTCGGCCTGCGCTGGAGCGTGGTGGAAAGCCTGCCGGTGGCGGAGGCGATCAAGCTCGGCAGGGGCGATCTCGAGCCGCTGTTCGAGAACTACCGCCGGTCGATCCGCAATCTCGCCGCCTGCGGCGTCGGCACCATCTGCTACAATTTCATGCCGGTGCTGGACTGGTGCCGCACCGAGCTGCGCGCGCCCCAGCCCGGCGGCGGCACGGCGCTGCGCTTCAACGCCCACCAGTTCGCCGCCTTCGACTGCCTGATGCTGCAGCGCCCCGGTGCCGAGGCCGATCATGCGCCCGAGGTGCTGGCGCGCGGACGCGCCTGGTTCGCCGCGGCGAGCGAGGACGACAGGCGCACGCTGCTCGCCACCATCATGGCTGGCCTGCCCGGCGCCTTCGACCGCTACGACATCCCGCAGCTCAGGACGATGCTGCAGCGCTTCGACGGCATCGGCCGGGCCGGGCTTCTCGCCAACCTCGTGCGCTTCCTGGAAGCGGTGGTGCCGACCGCCGAGGCGGTGGGCGTGCGTCTCGCCATCCACCCCGACGATCCGCCGCGCCCGCTGCTCGGCCTGCCCCGGATCGTCGGCACCGAGGCCGACATCTCGGCCCTGCTGGCGGCGGTCGACTCGCCCGCCAGCGGCCTGACGCTGTGCTCCGGCTCGCTCGGCGCCGGGGCGGGCAACGACGTGCCCGCCATCGCCCGCCGCTTTGCCGGGCGCATCCATTTCGCCCATCTGCGCAATGTCGCCAAGGAGCCGGACGGCTCGTTCATGGAGGCCGAGCATCTCGGCGGCGACACCGACATGGTCGCCGTGGTGACGACGCTGCTCGAGGAGCAGGACCGGCGCCGGCGCGCGGGCGCGGCACGCTGGCGCATCCCCTTCCGCCCGGACCATGGCCACGAGCTGATCTACGACCACGGCCGCCCGACCCATCCCGGCTATCCCGTCATCGGCCGCCTCAAGGGCCTGGCCGAGATCCGCGGCGTGATGACCGCCGTCGCCGCCTTGCGGCACCTGCCGACCTGA
- a CDS encoding RHS repeat-associated core domain-containing protein, which yields MTEGFGAVRVRAGVVLSCAAAVAAWLGSWAAPAVAASVQAASVPSLRGGPVGLALPPLPAPGPIAGAPRASVTGPVRLMAQADPSVPEASIPPATPGDPASSDPSSPSAQTPTPSEDTPSTTDTAQPAEEQETAPAAAVAAAAEAGGGDVTDPGAALAAASGMRSKIQPAPSNGSFTQRIPLAVPAFRGIEPNLGLVYDSNAGARAGGWWAGFAGVGMRVSGLSDITRITHGGGTPRFDDALDVFALDGDELVACTADMTSPACTTGTTGTGVTTYATRVESFARIKRTVDGASGASTWTVTGLDGTVSTYASVSTSGWGGVADADLPKLATQARWLLQSVADTHGNRVDYAYACTTLPVCWPTSIQYVNNGEVAPVATITFNRETAPASAVLILANGGVMAPAANGTIPSTEKSLSKLDQRLTSVDVQFGGTRMRAYDLAYEQSPATGLSRLITVTPYGKDASFTGGHVTGGTSLPPTKLAYQGSAPALTAPRALPFSISNYRDYPPRAGQPYADFLGLGDLDGDQKLKPYTQLVEPPDEPNCDSSGHDCYYAPARCTPSFTAPYTCLTVTREDCGDRGMMKTVTSVGISPSADVDGDGRPNLLYSMAESVSGCGSGESVKRTIGIDGLSATGTNENDPLTVAGFPDIDGDGKQEIVFTDGKVLSNSPGIAGVTIPVNLRTSGPAGFSVRYFFADINGDGRTDVLTMGPATATGADGAPQTQLTYALSTGTGYSPQRVQYVPALWVSSGQLDFRSLGVIQGDFNGDGRADFLSLYKTASTDTTATYDVRVLLSTGNGFVVQTWASGIVLPASGPRDLTALFSPGVRRGDFNGNGRDDIIIRRDDQHAILLLSTGSSFNAVPIETPRIFSVLDIDGDGRDELAPGVIRRLNQLDSDGTYISLAGPFPDLLTSVTGPLGGKTTIAYQPSSGVVHGPMPGILQVVKSVTLSDGRSSPSTTSYSFAGGLYNASERRFLGFRTATADLACNAGETACPRKIYTFRQDLASAGRLEKLEETTTASGAPVLARTLETWSVRTTAGLKANWPPTSGTVPALTLPYTALNTGSEKQALFYQTVTTGGGGGSLGGPPQTTTITTARRTTSTRVYDAYGNVTGLTETGDADVTGGERYTLTAFTPNPEAYIVSAPNRVRTYAGTSSAGPLLADQVIYYDGSTTLGAVPSKGDVTQTGRRPQASGSWYLAKAEYDGYGNKTAVIDEVGNRTETVYDTGTHLLPVEVRNAKAQSVVTTYDPGCQKPLTVTDLNGQVTAFTYDALCRLTEKKPPLNAFERYTYYNVGNPATQYVDVRRPGPTGTATIYTKTYLDGFGRTWKVLAQGPDTARVITTLTDYTARGSVARVSRPFYSGETAQYTSTAYDALDRPVVVTNPDGSAASVAYGASSLTALSGFLTVTTTDELGRRSIVHTDAFGRTVRQTRFLGTSEVNRSMVYDAAGRLTQLTDPAGNQWTNTFDNMGRRTQVQDPDLGTWTYAYDGAGNLTRQTDAKGQQVAFLYDPLNRVRSKIARAELPVNDPGRDTTTYAYDEGRSGFFNVGKMTTSTNAAATLTADYDVLGREVKKTLVVDGQSYITTTAYDTGSRVLWRGLPDGTTVGTASSPMTYDPAGRLVSVPGLVTGTTYDAAGQPLVTSYASGVVSTATYDPTRGWLSQLTHQQGSGGTALLSLSYTRALTGRIEAVTDQLNASSADNWTYTYDDLDQLKRAANAGNSAYNEAYAYDLAGNLTSKTGVGSYTYPAQGPAAVQPHAVTTAGNYAFSYDLNGNMLQSQLSGVLNRELTWDGENRPILVKNYSTAGALTLTSSFVHGPDGTRLKKIVKANPRGCSLAASQQPEETTLYVFGDERVSYAANTNSCVPTTPTWITYPTPETKREAVPGLAVQSYTLLKDHLGSQRIVADGTGTPATSSSYGPFGFQRAGLTAPANATRESKAFIGERQDETGLIYLNARYYDPRIARFVSPDWWDPTQDGVGTNRYAYADNNPVNVRDPSGHCDCNGERSPVGLLLEVALRLRVSIIAPELDKRIAVPAPDPMDVLESRVYSGPGSFGDWGQKGAHAHAPGYRGKGDVEVGISIGPNGDIELSPVKGVSKPGKDFDAAAATVKDKLGTLSGLKGLRDQVEGFLGSDKIGSYRDRDRIRRDMEAMKRALDEKIKNAEEASKRKEDSKKDNNKKDNSGNEGGKDDKNDKNGKNK from the coding sequence ATGACCGAGGGTTTTGGCGCGGTCCGCGTGCGGGCCGGCGTGGTGTTGTCGTGTGCCGCGGCGGTGGCGGCGTGGCTGGGAAGCTGGGCGGCTCCCGCTGTTGCGGCGAGTGTCCAGGCAGCGAGCGTGCCGTCGCTGCGCGGCGGGCCGGTGGGGCTCGCATTGCCCCCTTTGCCGGCTCCCGGCCCGATCGCGGGGGCGCCACGGGCGTCGGTGACCGGTCCGGTGAGACTGATGGCGCAGGCAGATCCGAGCGTGCCGGAAGCGTCGATCCCGCCAGCGACGCCGGGTGATCCGGCGTCGTCCGATCCATCGAGCCCCTCGGCCCAGACGCCGACCCCATCAGAAGACACGCCCTCGACGACGGACACGGCACAGCCGGCGGAGGAGCAGGAGACTGCTCCGGCTGCGGCCGTTGCGGCCGCCGCTGAAGCCGGCGGTGGCGACGTCACTGACCCGGGCGCGGCGCTGGCGGCCGCAAGCGGGATGAGATCGAAGATCCAGCCAGCTCCGTCGAACGGGTCGTTCACGCAGCGCATCCCGCTGGCGGTGCCGGCGTTCCGCGGCATCGAGCCGAACCTCGGTCTGGTCTACGATTCCAACGCTGGGGCGCGGGCCGGCGGCTGGTGGGCTGGCTTTGCCGGTGTCGGCATGCGGGTGTCGGGCCTGTCGGACATCACCCGCATCACCCATGGTGGCGGCACGCCGCGCTTCGACGACGCGCTCGATGTCTTCGCGCTGGATGGGGACGAGTTGGTGGCCTGCACGGCTGATATGACCAGCCCGGCGTGCACCACGGGCACAACCGGCACGGGCGTGACCACCTACGCCACGCGTGTGGAAAGCTTCGCGCGCATCAAGCGCACAGTGGATGGGGCGAGCGGGGCGAGCACCTGGACGGTGACGGGCCTGGACGGGACGGTGTCGACTTATGCCTCGGTCTCGACGTCGGGCTGGGGCGGTGTGGCCGATGCAGATCTGCCGAAGCTTGCGACGCAGGCGCGCTGGCTGTTGCAGAGCGTGGCTGACACGCATGGCAACCGTGTCGACTATGCTTATGCCTGCACCACTCTGCCGGTGTGCTGGCCGACGAGCATCCAATACGTCAACAACGGCGAGGTGGCGCCGGTTGCGACCATCACCTTCAATCGGGAGACGGCGCCGGCGAGCGCCGTGCTGATTCTGGCCAATGGCGGGGTGATGGCGCCGGCGGCGAACGGAACGATCCCCTCGACGGAGAAGTCGCTGTCGAAGCTGGACCAGCGGCTGACGTCGGTGGACGTGCAGTTCGGGGGCACCCGGATGCGGGCCTATGACCTCGCCTATGAGCAGAGCCCCGCGACCGGGCTGTCCCGCCTGATCACGGTGACACCCTACGGCAAGGACGCCAGCTTCACCGGCGGCCACGTCACCGGCGGCACCAGCCTGCCCCCGACCAAGCTCGCCTATCAGGGCTCGGCGCCGGCCCTTACCGCGCCAAGGGCCTTGCCGTTTTCCATCTCGAACTACCGGGACTACCCGCCGCGGGCGGGGCAACCGTATGCGGATTTCCTCGGCCTCGGCGACCTCGATGGCGATCAGAAGCTGAAGCCCTACACGCAGCTTGTCGAGCCACCGGACGAGCCCAATTGCGATTCGTCGGGCCACGACTGCTACTACGCCCCGGCCCGTTGCACGCCCTCGTTCACCGCGCCCTACACTTGTCTGACGGTGACGCGAGAGGACTGCGGCGATCGCGGTATGATGAAAACCGTCACCTCGGTCGGGATCTCTCCGTCCGCGGATGTCGACGGCGACGGACGACCGAATCTCCTGTACTCGATGGCCGAATCGGTCAGCGGATGCGGCAGTGGCGAAAGCGTCAAGCGGACGATCGGGATCGACGGCCTCTCCGCCACTGGCACCAACGAGAACGATCCCCTGACCGTCGCGGGCTTCCCCGACATCGATGGCGACGGCAAGCAGGAGATCGTGTTCACGGACGGCAAGGTCCTGTCGAACTCTCCCGGCATCGCGGGCGTCACCATTCCCGTCAATTTGCGGACGTCCGGTCCTGCCGGTTTCTCAGTCCGGTACTTTTTCGCTGACATCAACGGCGATGGCCGTACCGACGTCTTGACCATGGGCCCGGCCACGGCCACCGGCGCGGACGGTGCTCCTCAGACGCAGCTGACCTATGCCTTATCGACAGGGACGGGCTATTCGCCGCAGCGGGTTCAATATGTGCCCGCTCTCTGGGTCTCCAGCGGGCAGCTGGATTTTCGCAGCCTGGGAGTGATCCAAGGCGACTTCAACGGCGATGGGCGCGCTGATTTCCTGTCGCTGTACAAGACGGCGTCGACGGACACGACGGCGACCTACGATGTGCGGGTTCTGCTGTCGACCGGGAACGGCTTCGTGGTGCAGACCTGGGCGAGCGGCATCGTGCTCCCGGCAAGCGGTCCTCGCGATCTGACGGCTCTTTTTTCCCCCGGTGTCAGGCGCGGCGATTTCAACGGCAACGGCCGAGACGACATCATCATCAGGCGCGACGACCAACACGCGATCCTCCTCCTCTCCACCGGTTCGAGCTTCAACGCCGTCCCGATCGAGACACCTCGAATCTTCTCGGTCCTCGATATCGACGGCGACGGTCGGGATGAGCTGGCGCCTGGAGTGATCCGCCGCCTGAACCAGTTGGACAGCGATGGCACGTATATCTCGCTGGCTGGCCCCTTCCCCGACCTGCTGACCTCCGTGACGGGTCCTTTGGGTGGGAAGACGACGATCGCCTACCAGCCCTCGTCCGGCGTGGTGCACGGTCCGATGCCGGGCATCCTGCAGGTGGTGAAGTCCGTGACGCTGAGCGACGGGCGGTCTTCGCCGTCGACGACGAGTTACAGCTTTGCGGGCGGGCTGTACAATGCCTCGGAGCGTCGGTTCCTCGGCTTCCGGACGGCGACGGCGGACCTTGCCTGCAACGCGGGCGAGACGGCGTGTCCGCGCAAGATCTACACCTTCCGGCAGGACCTGGCCTCGGCGGGCCGGCTGGAGAAGCTGGAGGAGACGACGACGGCCTCGGGCGCGCCGGTGCTGGCGCGGACGCTGGAGACCTGGAGCGTCAGGACCACGGCGGGCCTGAAGGCGAACTGGCCGCCGACATCCGGCACGGTGCCCGCGCTGACCTTGCCGTATACGGCGCTGAACACGGGCAGCGAGAAGCAGGCGTTGTTCTACCAGACGGTCACGACCGGCGGTGGGGGAGGCTCCCTTGGTGGGCCCCCGCAGACCACGACTATCACGACCGCCCGTCGGACGACGTCGACCCGCGTCTATGACGCCTATGGCAACGTGACGGGTCTGACGGAGACCGGGGACGCGGACGTCACGGGGGGCGAGCGCTACACGCTGACCGCCTTCACGCCGAACCCGGAGGCCTACATCGTGTCGGCGCCGAACCGGGTGCGGACCTATGCCGGGACCTCGAGCGCGGGCCCGCTGCTGGCCGACCAGGTGATCTACTACGATGGCAGCACGACGCTGGGTGCGGTGCCCTCGAAGGGGGACGTGACGCAGACCGGCCGGCGGCCGCAGGCCTCTGGCAGCTGGTACCTGGCCAAGGCCGAGTACGACGGCTACGGCAACAAGACGGCTGTCATCGACGAGGTCGGCAACCGGACGGAGACGGTCTACGACACGGGCACGCACCTGCTGCCGGTGGAGGTGCGCAACGCCAAGGCCCAGAGCGTGGTCACGACCTACGACCCGGGATGCCAGAAGCCGCTGACGGTGACGGACCTGAATGGGCAGGTGACGGCGTTCACCTATGACGCGTTGTGCCGGCTGACCGAGAAGAAGCCGCCGCTGAACGCCTTCGAGCGTTACACCTATTACAATGTCGGCAACCCGGCGACGCAGTATGTCGACGTGCGCAGGCCGGGCCCGACCGGGACGGCGACGATCTACACCAAGACCTACCTGGACGGCTTCGGTCGGACCTGGAAGGTGCTGGCGCAGGGGCCCGACACGGCCCGTGTGATCACCACGCTGACCGACTACACCGCGCGGGGCAGCGTGGCGCGGGTGAGTCGGCCGTTCTACTCCGGCGAGACGGCGCAATATACCAGCACGGCCTATGACGCGCTGGACCGTCCGGTTGTCGTGACCAACCCGGACGGCAGCGCCGCGAGCGTCGCCTATGGCGCCTCCAGCCTGACCGCGCTCTCCGGCTTCCTGACGGTGACGACGACGGACGAGCTGGGCCGGCGCAGCATCGTGCACACCGACGCCTTCGGGCGGACCGTGCGCCAGACGCGGTTCCTGGGCACGAGCGAGGTCAACCGCTCGATGGTCTACGACGCGGCTGGCCGGCTGACGCAGCTGACCGACCCGGCGGGCAACCAGTGGACCAACACCTTCGACAACATGGGCCGGCGCACCCAGGTGCAGGACCCGGACCTCGGCACCTGGACCTATGCCTATGACGGGGCGGGCAACCTGACCCGTCAGACCGATGCCAAGGGCCAGCAGGTGGCGTTCCTGTACGATCCGCTCAACCGGGTGCGCAGCAAGATCGCACGCGCCGAGCTGCCGGTGAACGACCCGGGGCGGGACACCACCACCTACGCCTATGACGAGGGGCGGAGCGGCTTCTTCAACGTCGGCAAGATGACGACCAGCACCAACGCGGCGGCGACGCTGACGGCGGACTATGACGTGCTGGGCCGGGAGGTGAAGAAGACGCTTGTCGTCGACGGGCAGAGCTACATCACCACCACGGCCTACGACACCGGCTCGCGGGTGCTGTGGCGGGGCCTGCCGGACGGGACGACGGTGGGCACCGCCTCCTCACCGATGACCTACGACCCGGCCGGCCGGCTGGTGTCGGTGCCCGGTCTCGTCACCGGCACGACCTATGACGCAGCCGGCCAGCCCCTGGTGACGAGCTATGCCAGCGGGGTGGTGTCGACGGCGACCTACGACCCGACCCGCGGCTGGCTGAGCCAGTTGACGCACCAGCAGGGGAGCGGCGGCACGGCGCTGCTGTCGCTGAGCTACACGCGGGCCTTGACCGGCCGGATCGAGGCGGTGACGGACCAGCTGAACGCCTCGTCCGCCGACAACTGGACCTACACCTATGACGACCTCGACCAGCTGAAGCGGGCGGCGAACGCCGGCAACAGCGCCTACAACGAGGCCTATGCCTACGACCTCGCCGGCAACCTGACGTCCAAGACCGGGGTGGGGAGCTACACCTACCCGGCGCAGGGCCCGGCGGCGGTGCAGCCGCACGCGGTGACGACGGCGGGCAACTATGCCTTCAGCTACGATCTCAACGGCAACATGCTGCAGAGCCAGCTGAGCGGGGTGCTCAACCGGGAGCTGACCTGGGACGGGGAGAACCGTCCGATCCTGGTGAAGAATTACTCCACGGCCGGGGCGCTGACGCTGACGTCGAGCTTCGTGCACGGGCCGGACGGGACGCGGCTGAAGAAGATCGTCAAGGCCAACCCGCGCGGCTGCTCGCTGGCGGCGAGCCAGCAGCCGGAGGAGACGACGCTCTACGTGTTCGGGGACGAGCGGGTGAGCTACGCCGCCAACACCAACAGCTGCGTGCCGACGACGCCGACCTGGATCACCTATCCGACGCCGGAGACCAAGCGCGAGGCGGTGCCGGGGCTGGCGGTGCAGAGCTACACCTTGCTCAAGGATCACCTCGGCTCGCAGCGCATCGTGGCGGACGGCACCGGCACCCCCGCCACCAGCTCCAGCTATGGCCCGTTCGGGTTCCAGCGGGCCGGGCTGACGGCGCCGGCCAACGCCACGCGCGAGAGCAAGGCGTTCATCGGCGAGCGCCAGGACGAGACCGGCCTCATCTACCTCAACGCCCGCTACTATGACCCCCGCATCGCCCGCTTCGTCTCCCCGGACTGGTGGGATCCCACTCAGGACGGGGTGGGCACCAACCGATACGCATACGCGGACAACAACCCGGTCAATGTGAGGGATCCGAGCGGACATTGCGATTGCAACGGCGAGAGATCACCTGTCGGCCTCCTGCTTGAGGTTGCGCTACGGCTACGGGTGTCAATCATCGCACCAGAGCTCGACAAGCGGATCGCGGTTCCAGCCCCCGATCCAATGGATGTTCTAGAGAGCCGAGTCTATTCAGGGCCTGGCAGTTTTGGGGACTGGGGACAGAAAGGTGCCCATGCCCATGCTCCTGGCTATCGTGGGAAAGGGGATGTCGAAGTCGGTATAAGTATCGGTCCAAACGGTGATATCGAGTTATCGCCAGTCAAAGGTGTATCTAAGCCGGGGAAAGATTTTGACGCGGCCGCCGCCACTGTAAAAGATAAGCTCGGTACGTTAAGTGGTCTCAAAGGTTTGCGTGATCAAGTTGAGGGGTTCCTCGGCAGTGACAAGATTGGTAGTTATAGAGATAGGGACCGAATACGTCGGGATATGGAGGCGATGAAGAGGGCGCTTGATGAGAAGATAAAAAATGCCGAAGAAGCCTCAAAACGAAAAGAAGATTCCAAGAAAGATAATAATAAAAAAGATAATTCTGGAAATGAAGGTGGAAAGGACGACAAAAATGACAAAAATGGTAAGAATAAATGA
- a CDS encoding transposase: MPNHVHLLAVPDGQDGLRALLGEVHRRYTAGINARNGWTGHLWQGRFGSVVMDEDHLVHDVRYVCLNPVRAKLVTRAEDWPWASTRAHLSGRDDGLTDLTPVRERFATFADVLDSGEDQAAVAALRRSERTGRPLGSAVWPAGLEATTGRVLARRKPGPRPESRNPRTPPEVLRIRIGLRSHAPREVVRPRALRR; the protein is encoded by the coding sequence ATGCCCAATCATGTGCACCTGCTGGCCGTGCCCGACGGGCAGGATGGCCTGCGGGCCCTGCTCGGCGAAGTGCACCGGCGCTACACTGCAGGGATCAACGCCCGCAACGGCTGGACCGGCCATCTCTGGCAGGGCCGCTTCGGCTCGGTCGTCATGGACGAGGATCACCTCGTCCATGACGTGCGCTATGTCTGCCTCAATCCGGTGCGGGCGAAGCTGGTGACCCGGGCCGAGGACTGGCCGTGGGCGAGCACCCGGGCGCATCTGAGCGGCCGCGACGACGGCCTGACCGACCTGACGCCGGTGCGCGAGCGGTTCGCGACCTTCGCCGACGTGCTCGACAGCGGGGAGGATCAGGCTGCGGTCGCGGCGCTGCGCCGGAGCGAGAGGACTGGGCGCCCGCTCGGCTCCGCGGTCTGGCCCGCCGGGCTGGAAGCGACGACGGGGCGCGTCCTGGCCCGACGCAAGCCGGGACCGCGGCCGGAGTCTCGTAATCCGAGGACCCCGCCCGAGGTGTTGCGGATCCGCATCGGATTGCGGTCCCATGCCCCGCGTGAGGTGGTCCGACCCCGTGCCTTGCGGCGGTAG